One genomic window of Pseudomonadota bacterium includes the following:
- a CDS encoding TonB-dependent receptor → MFCKKNVIRKINIIIIVCVLFYSVSVWGSEPSKVLHLDDIIVSEKAESVSMPPPSSTIIGSDEIEKENYDKTLYILQKVPGVVIQDYGQGAVASQFTMRGLRLGHNTGVAIFVDGVPLNESTSHGDGYGDFNTIIPEDINYIEVIKGPASALYGQFARAGVVNIITKRSGDFALYKFGAGDFDKQRFAASVGHDDGNISSVIGAELSRSEGATDHSDWKLGNATGKFTYDFNKKLKGGLTVNLHSTEWDHPEYLTREQWDAHDYWSAKSLGSGERHRYGVNTNWTYDVADNAFANLLLYGYTMNLTRYRDMDTYVREEYHDRDMYGGSASYVWATDFNGMGNNLTVGVDGQVELTHTLNASNPSRIPSAREIITVDGDSTINTLSGYFQNQFSPSQAWRISLGLRYDHINGDLDDNLTGIETSMGTFEVISPKAGLEFTPIDGYTLFATYGEGFKLPGGFDKFTYPDLTEETYKQYELGIKFMKLLNFESTLTGFILDVQDEIVTDSAAGTKENQGETRRKGVELEVNYAPVDHLSIFGNASYTKGKYRDYVNNGIDYSDTDISLVPDWLFSFGARWKPPEGLFAGFDYRYVGEADLEDYPSNYTGNQKTTIDYWVANAQIGYQWNQYSLTLDIKNAFDKRYPSTESASSLRTANPRAFFVTFAMSY, encoded by the coding sequence ATGTTTTGTAAGAAGAATGTGATCAGAAAAATTAATATAATCATTATTGTTTGTGTTCTGTTTTATTCCGTTTCGGTATGGGGGAGTGAACCCAGTAAGGTATTACATCTTGATGATATTATTGTATCCGAAAAAGCGGAAAGCGTTTCTATGCCGCCTCCGTCATCAACTATTATCGGAAGCGATGAGATAGAAAAGGAAAACTATGACAAGACACTATATATACTTCAAAAAGTACCCGGAGTGGTCATACAGGATTATGGACAGGGAGCAGTGGCCAGTCAATTCACCATGCGAGGTCTTCGTTTGGGGCACAACACCGGTGTTGCCATCTTTGTCGACGGTGTGCCCTTGAATGAGTCGACCTCACACGGCGACGGCTATGGTGACTTCAATACCATAATTCCGGAGGACATCAATTACATTGAAGTTATTAAGGGGCCGGCCTCGGCACTTTACGGTCAGTTCGCCAGAGCCGGTGTTGTGAACATTATCACCAAAAGGAGCGGGGACTTTGCCCTATACAAGTTCGGCGCAGGTGATTTTGATAAACAACGATTTGCAGCATCGGTTGGTCATGATGACGGAAATATCAGCTCGGTCATTGGTGCGGAACTTTCACGCAGCGAGGGGGCAACCGATCATTCCGACTGGAAATTAGGCAACGCCACCGGCAAATTTACTTACGATTTTAATAAAAAATTAAAGGGTGGGTTGACAGTTAACCTGCACAGTACGGAATGGGATCATCCTGAATACCTGACCCGCGAACAATGGGATGCCCACGATTATTGGAGTGCGAAATCATTGGGTAGCGGAGAAAGACATCGCTACGGGGTCAACACAAATTGGACCTATGATGTGGCCGATAACGCCTTTGCCAATCTGTTGCTTTATGGATATACCATGAATCTGACACGATACCGGGATATGGATACCTATGTTCGCGAAGAGTATCATGACAGGGACATGTATGGTGGCAGCGCAAGTTATGTCTGGGCAACCGATTTTAACGGAATGGGGAATAATCTTACTGTGGGCGTTGACGGCCAGGTGGAGCTTACCCATACCTTAAATGCTTCCAACCCGAGCCGCATCCCTTCTGCACGGGAGATCATAACCGTGGACGGCGATTCGACCATAAATACGCTTTCCGGATATTTTCAAAATCAATTCTCGCCTTCCCAGGCATGGAGAATCAGTCTGGGACTGCGTTATGACCATATCAACGGCGATCTGGACGACAACCTGACGGGCATAGAAACTAGCATGGGAACGTTTGAAGTTATCAGCCCCAAAGCCGGCCTGGAGTTCACACCAATAGATGGATACACATTGTTTGCTACATACGGGGAAGGCTTCAAACTTCCGGGAGGTTTTGACAAGTTTACATATCCGGATCTTACAGAGGAGACCTACAAGCAGTACGAACTCGGAATAAAATTTATGAAGCTTTTAAATTTTGAAAGCACATTAACCGGTTTTATTCTGGATGTGCAAGACGAAATCGTTACCGACTCAGCTGCCGGCACAAAGGAAAATCAGGGGGAAACCCGACGCAAAGGGGTGGAGCTGGAAGTAAACTATGCTCCTGTGGATCATCTTTCCATATTTGGCAATGCTTCTTACACAAAAGGGAAATACAGGGATTATGTTAATAACGGGATCGACTACTCTGATACGGATATTTCCCTGGTGCCGGATTGGTTGTTTAGCTTCGGCGCCAGGTGGAAACCGCCCGAGGGCCTTTTTGCAGGATTTGACTATCGCTATGTAGGGGAAGCCGATCTGGAAGATTACCCTTCCAATTATACCGGCAACCAAAAGACAACCATTGATTACTGGGTGGCGAATGCCCAGATTGGCTACCAGTGGAACCAGTATTCCCTTACCCTGGATATCAAAAATGCCTTTGATAAACGTTATCCCAGTACTGAATCGGCAAGTTCTCTCAGAACTGCCAATCCAAGAGCCTTTTTTGTTACTTTCGCAATGAGCTATTAA
- a CDS encoding TonB-dependent receptor plug domain-containing protein has protein sequence MKNLLRIYIQTSTDRIIIRKSTIVLFSIVLLICCLFAYPVCRADEKLPPIVVRTTAPDADVYSSPVTGIIIPENQISAGQISGLTDLLKLSNSIFIQDSSYGKQLYLRGMSDQDMCILINGMPLGQLGKYYARSVAWEAIPLENIERIEVVRGVGSAEYGNTLAGTINIITKNGKEKSQSKVTLNYGTFNDSKANATTAGSAGKIDWTLGGAHRSRDEYLNNNDIEQRNASGSVGVDIGQVGALRLTAFTI, from the coding sequence ATGAAGAACTTATTGAGAATATATATCCAAACCAGTACTGATAGAATTATTATACGAAAAAGTACGATAGTACTATTCTCTATTGTTTTATTAATATGTTGTTTATTTGCTTATCCGGTTTGCCGGGCTGATGAAAAACTGCCGCCTATAGTGGTGCGAACCACTGCGCCCGATGCAGATGTTTACAGTTCGCCCGTGACCGGTATTATTATACCGGAAAACCAAATTTCCGCCGGCCAGATCAGCGGTCTTACCGATCTGCTGAAGTTGAGCAATTCCATTTTCATTCAAGACTCTTCCTATGGCAAGCAATTATACCTGCGCGGCATGTCCGACCAGGATATGTGTATCTTGATAAATGGTATGCCGTTGGGGCAATTGGGAAAATACTACGCCCGTTCGGTGGCCTGGGAGGCTATACCATTGGAAAATATTGAGCGTATTGAGGTCGTTCGTGGCGTCGGTTCGGCGGAATACGGCAATACTCTGGCCGGGACTATCAACATCATTACTAAAAACGGGAAAGAAAAATCACAGAGCAAAGTTACGTTGAATTACGGTACGTTCAACGATTCTAAGGCCAATGCGACCACCGCCGGATCGGCGGGCAAAATAGACTGGACATTGGGCGGCGCTCATCGCAGTAGAGACGAATATCTCAATAACAACGACATTGAACAAAGGAATGCCAGCGGATCGGTAGGCGTGGATATTGGCCAGGTGGGCGCACTGAGACTGACCGCATTTACTATATGA
- a CDS encoding helix-turn-helix domain-containing protein, translated as MKDKHIGSSFDDSLQEEGLLAEAEAAALKRILAYQIKQEMELRNISKTALAKMMKTSRSSVDRLLDPKNSSITLLTQENVQ; from the coding sequence ATGAAAGACAAACATATTGGAAGTAGTTTTGATGATTCCCTTCAAGAGGAAGGCCTACTGGCAGAAGCCGAAGCAGCGGCTCTAAAACGCATACTTGCTTATCAGATTAAACAGGAAATGGAATTACGTAACATTTCAAAAACAGCTTTGGCTAAAATGATGAAAACAAGTCGATCTTCAGTTGATAGGCTGCTGGATCCTAAAAATTCTTCAATAACACTTCTAACTCAAGAAAACGTCCAATAA
- a CDS encoding DUF3450 domain-containing protein: MIKIVNVIRMLIAIAVIIPLQIVYAGNDVYDQIEKPVRKAIDIRRETQKAQTSWQEQSQRLLDDYEQLQLANEQLKMQRENLKKSVSAAKLRVAEKETQLKDIKKISVQIKPFLNELVISMHQMIEDDMPFLSDERCKRLNRLDQMLLEPDVAVSEKFRKIMEALMVEAEYGRTIEVYQETIETDGSKILVNIFRLGRIALFYQSLDGKESGFYNVALSAWEPLPESYNYTIQNAIDIGAKRRPVEMLNLPIGRITVK; this comes from the coding sequence TTGATAAAAATTGTTAATGTTATAAGAATGTTAATTGCCATTGCCGTAATTATACCGCTTCAAATAGTATATGCCGGCAATGATGTTTATGATCAGATTGAAAAGCCTGTTCGGAAGGCAATTGACATACGCCGTGAAACACAAAAGGCCCAAACAAGCTGGCAGGAACAAAGTCAAAGACTCTTAGATGATTATGAGCAACTGCAACTGGCCAATGAGCAATTGAAGATGCAAAGAGAAAATCTTAAGAAAAGCGTTTCCGCCGCAAAACTCCGTGTTGCAGAAAAAGAAACGCAGCTAAAAGATATTAAAAAAATATCCGTTCAGATCAAGCCATTTCTAAATGAATTGGTTATCAGCATGCATCAAATGATTGAAGATGACATGCCGTTTTTAAGTGATGAGCGTTGTAAACGTCTCAACAGATTAGACCAAATGCTATTGGAACCTGATGTGGCGGTAAGCGAAAAATTCCGTAAAATTATGGAAGCTCTGATGGTGGAGGCTGAATATGGGCGGACTATCGAAGTTTATCAGGAAACAATAGAAACGGACGGCAGCAAAATACTAGTCAATATCTTCAGGCTTGGCCGGATTGCTCTGTTTTACCAGAGTCTTGATGGAAAGGAATCCGGGTTTTACAATGTTGCTTTATCTGCATGGGAACCCCTGCCGGAATCTTATAACTACACAATTCAAAACGCCATTGATATCGGAGCTAAAAGACGGCCGGTTGAAATGTTGAATCTGCCTATAGGAAGGATAACTGTAAAATGA
- a CDS encoding type II toxin-antitoxin system HicB family antitoxin, producing the protein MKDMMSYKGYIGSVHYSDEDQLFFGKLEYIKSLVNYEGTDVKSLKHSFEEAVEDYLELCTQEELEPEQPFKGSFNVRAGSELHRRAALYAKEKGLNLNKVVTEALEQYLSTM; encoded by the coding sequence ATGAAAGATATGATGAGTTATAAAGGATACATTGGTTCAGTGCACTACAGCGATGAAGACCAATTATTTTTTGGAAAGCTCGAATACATTAAAAGCTTAGTAAATTACGAAGGAACCGATGTAAAAAGCCTTAAACATTCCTTCGAGGAAGCGGTTGAAGACTATCTGGAACTTTGCACGCAAGAAGAGCTTGAGCCTGAACAACCTTTCAAAGGTAGTTTTAATGTTCGTGCGGGAAGTGAGCTGCATCGGAGAGCTGCTTTATATGCAAAAGAAAAAGGGTTAAATTTAAATAAAGTGGTTACAGAAGCTCTGGAACAGTATCTATCTACCATGTAA
- a CDS encoding GxxExxY protein, whose product MEKEDVTHKVIGCAYQVYNYLGFGFLESVYRKAIVIEIEASGLRVQQESLSAKRLRVLGRSSRAV is encoded by the coding sequence GTGGAGAAAGAAGACGTAACCCACAAAGTAATCGGCTGCGCTTACCAAGTCTATAACTACTTGGGATTTGGATTTTTGGAAAGCGTCTATCGAAAAGCGATAGTCATCGAAATTGAAGCCTCCGGACTGCGAGTACAGCAGGAAAGTCTTTCCGCGAAGCGGCTGCGTGTTTTAGGCCGCTCTTCCAGAGCGGTCTGA
- a CDS encoding TonB-dependent receptor: MTWNVWSDSRGFDDGSKTNQDTDTVIAAYTSGWLDIGVSYLRHKRDEDYKNADRSVGDYEDYSLDFKIPALKAKLHHQFGNHKLKLGTTYSYGDACAHWDYYMQNASKVEWEQDLAGAFLEDSWQMLPRLNITVGLRYDYFKNNAKSYGEEPETVVKLSDSQYSPRASLTYDLPDNWQTFVFAGRVFKSPTLADMYRWDGSYCLKSFAGRAVLRAYYGLNQPPGAPAGIIPSQYIQAWQNLIGQIKPVKGWDYETGLRHSGNNRKRKVHGSSVYWTFS; the protein is encoded by the coding sequence GTGACCTGGAATGTCTGGAGCGATTCTCGTGGATTTGATGACGGCAGTAAAACCAACCAGGATACTGACACGGTAATAGCCGCCTATACTTCGGGTTGGCTGGATATCGGCGTTTCGTATTTGCGACACAAACGTGACGAAGACTATAAAAACGCCGACCGGTCAGTGGGTGATTATGAGGATTACAGTCTGGATTTTAAAATTCCGGCTTTAAAGGCTAAACTACACCACCAATTCGGTAACCATAAATTGAAATTGGGTACAACATACTCTTATGGAGATGCCTGCGCTCATTGGGATTATTATATGCAAAACGCAAGTAAAGTGGAATGGGAGCAGGATTTGGCAGGCGCTTTCCTTGAGGATTCATGGCAGATGCTTCCAAGACTCAACATAACTGTCGGGCTGCGCTATGACTACTTTAAAAACAATGCCAAAAGTTACGGTGAAGAACCCGAAACCGTTGTAAAGCTTTCTGATAGCCAATACTCCCCGCGGGCCAGTCTGACCTATGACCTGCCTGATAACTGGCAGACGTTTGTCTTTGCAGGGCGGGTGTTTAAGTCCCCTACTCTGGCGGACATGTATCGCTGGGATGGCAGTTATTGTTTAAAATCGTTTGCCGGGCGCGCCGTACTCCGGGCTTATTACGGCCTCAATCAGCCACCGGGTGCGCCTGCCGGCATCATTCCTTCCCAATATATCCAGGCATGGCAAAACCTCATCGGACAAATTAAACCCGTCAAAGGCTGGGACTATGAAACCGGTCTGAGACATTCGGGAAACAACAGAAAAAGAAAAGTTCATGGGTCTTCTGTTTATTGGACGTTTTCTTGA
- a CDS encoding type II toxin-antitoxin system RelE/ParE family toxin, producing MPLVEKLKPFLWEVRSKIPDGIARVLFTVDGNMMTLLHGFIKESQKIPKNELETALSRLKEYQED from the coding sequence ATGCCTTTGGTTGAAAAATTAAAACCGTTCCTATGGGAAGTAAGGTCCAAGATTCCGGATGGAATCGCCAGAGTTTTATTCACTGTTGACGGGAATATGATGACCCTATTACACGGGTTTATTAAAGAATCGCAGAAAATTCCTAAGAATGAATTAGAAACAGCTCTTTCCCGGTTGAAAGAATATCAGGAGGATTAA
- a CDS encoding DUF4198 domain-containing protein: MKCILKNQFILFVNCIIILILTSHPLMAHDMWLEVRDYTPEPGEEINIVIAYDHHFPTREFMNPNDLEEIFLCNNKGDKTGFNNFSEVELKTQKPLKTAGTYIVAAKNKGGFFSKTTEGYKKGYTKKDLKDVISCGYYAKYSKAVVNAGKPGGSAFLNPIGHDLEIIPMSDPGTLKQGEFLPIKVLLKGNPLPSSLVTATYIGFSTDKNTFAYATKTDKKGTANIKMLNSGIWLITTSYMEDYPDAKICDEQKLSASLTFEIR; this comes from the coding sequence ATGAAGTGTATTTTAAAAAATCAATTTATCTTGTTTGTTAATTGTATAATAATTTTAATTCTAACAAGTCATCCGCTTATGGCTCATGACATGTGGCTTGAGGTTAGAGACTATACACCTGAACCTGGTGAAGAAATCAACATTGTAATAGCTTACGATCATCACTTTCCCACCCGCGAATTCATGAATCCAAACGATCTGGAAGAAATTTTTCTCTGCAATAATAAGGGAGATAAAACAGGATTCAATAACTTCTCCGAAGTAGAGTTAAAAACTCAAAAACCATTAAAAACCGCAGGAACATATATAGTTGCAGCTAAAAATAAAGGCGGCTTTTTCTCCAAAACCACGGAAGGATACAAAAAGGGATATACCAAAAAAGACTTAAAGGATGTAATTAGTTGCGGTTATTATGCAAAATATTCAAAAGCCGTAGTAAATGCAGGTAAACCCGGTGGATCGGCTTTTTTAAATCCTATCGGACATGATCTGGAAATTATTCCCATGTCTGATCCGGGGACATTGAAGCAGGGAGAATTTTTGCCAATCAAGGTTTTATTAAAAGGAAATCCTCTTCCATCCAGCCTTGTAACTGCCACATATATAGGATTTTCTACTGATAAAAATACTTTTGCTTACGCCACAAAAACAGACAAAAAGGGCACGGCCAACATCAAAATGCTAAACTCAGGCATCTGGCTGATAACCACATCATACATGGAAGATTATCCTGATGCCAAAATATGTGATGAACAAAAACTATCGGCCTCGTTAACATTTGAGATCAGATAA
- a CDS encoding TonB-dependent receptor has translation MKYYNYVVLILSILLFVTPYTYSQESYEEELIQPVEANKINKGKKLSEVIKLEDVVVRGDVSHKNLDATSATILSNEDIANRVYENPLEIISLAPGISINQYKQGGTAASFQMRGFTQCSHGSDVAIYMDGIPLNEGDGYADTNIVNSEELERVEVIKGPVSPLYGNFASAGVVHFYTQKKVDHQHIKLLHGDYNTSEGNYVGGLSTNDGKWDHVYSFQTYHTDGYQDNSEWDKLNAATRITHHLKDGLDLRLSLRSFNSDWDAPGWLNREEYEKDPEKSVNDANGGSKDRVSGKIDVDYRITNESKIMLQVWGYDQNFKRYYAGREDGLSPGTNIGNLRDFDRFVYGSGISYNFIGEISERELRFSIGTDYMAEDIERNRWTLTAGNGREKGDQYIDYHIDFKSFGFYTDANYQVIKPLRLIIGARYDHFTGELTDHLLNNQKSSMNDVNIFSPKGGLELSFFDDCLEFFGNYSRGFAIMSGFAELAQYTQDDWDPQIRTQYELGMRTRPFTWFSGQLLVFRLNTEDDFIQDPVTLEYANAGETTRDGIEISLDFFAFDYGYLHGDYSYIDAEYDSYSSGTVSYDGNQLPRVPTDIANLEIGYNAPKGFGGWLRYHYQSGANLDEANTLKGESWDKVDANLFYRFGDKRKYQIALNIINLFDEKYPATESYWSGSTSYSPGMPFSVYASFCVDF, from the coding sequence ATGAAGTACTACAATTATGTGGTGTTGATTTTAAGCATATTACTGTTTGTCACACCTTATACATATTCACAGGAATCATATGAAGAAGAGTTAATTCAACCGGTCGAAGCGAATAAAATAAATAAAGGCAAAAAGCTGTCTGAAGTAATAAAGCTCGAAGATGTCGTTGTGCGCGGTGATGTCAGCCATAAAAATCTTGATGCCACATCTGCAACAATATTGTCTAACGAAGATATTGCAAACAGAGTATATGAAAACCCATTGGAAATCATAAGTCTTGCTCCGGGTATATCCATTAACCAATATAAACAGGGAGGGACTGCCGCATCTTTTCAAATGAGAGGGTTCACGCAATGTTCCCATGGTTCGGATGTAGCGATATATATGGACGGCATTCCTTTAAACGAAGGCGATGGTTATGCAGACACTAATATCGTAAACTCTGAAGAACTGGAAAGAGTTGAAGTAATCAAGGGTCCTGTTTCTCCGCTTTACGGGAATTTTGCATCAGCCGGAGTTGTACATTTTTATACGCAAAAAAAAGTGGACCATCAGCACATCAAATTGCTGCATGGAGACTATAACACTTCAGAAGGAAATTACGTAGGCGGATTATCAACCAATGACGGAAAATGGGATCATGTATATTCATTTCAAACATATCATACGGACGGGTATCAGGATAATTCTGAATGGGACAAGCTCAATGCCGCCACCCGGATTACGCATCACTTAAAAGACGGATTGGATCTTAGGCTTAGCCTCAGAAGTTTCAACTCCGATTGGGATGCACCCGGATGGTTGAATCGGGAAGAGTATGAAAAAGATCCTGAAAAATCTGTAAATGATGCAAACGGAGGAAGTAAAGACAGAGTTTCCGGCAAAATAGATGTAGACTATCGAATTACGAATGAATCAAAAATAATGCTACAGGTCTGGGGATACGACCAAAATTTTAAAAGATACTATGCCGGTCGCGAAGACGGTCTGTCACCCGGCACCAACATTGGAAATTTGCGCGATTTTGACCGTTTTGTCTATGGTTCCGGAATCAGCTATAATTTTATAGGAGAAATCAGTGAAAGGGAATTACGGTTTTCAATAGGAACGGACTATATGGCGGAAGATATAGAACGTAACAGATGGACACTTACTGCCGGTAATGGCAGAGAAAAAGGGGATCAATATATCGACTATCATATTGATTTTAAATCTTTCGGATTTTATACTGACGCAAACTATCAGGTAATCAAACCTCTTAGATTAATCATTGGAGCGCGTTACGACCATTTTACAGGTGAATTGACAGATCATCTATTAAATAACCAAAAGTCTTCCATGAATGATGTTAATATTTTCAGCCCTAAAGGAGGCCTTGAACTAAGCTTTTTTGATGATTGTCTGGAGTTTTTTGGTAATTACAGCCGCGGGTTTGCCATCATGTCAGGTTTTGCCGAACTGGCCCAATATACCCAGGATGACTGGGATCCTCAAATAAGAACTCAATACGAACTGGGTATGAGAACAAGACCTTTTACCTGGTTCAGCGGGCAACTTCTTGTTTTTCGGCTTAACACCGAAGACGATTTCATTCAAGATCCGGTCACTCTTGAATATGCAAATGCCGGTGAAACAACAAGGGACGGAATAGAAATATCACTTGATTTTTTTGCATTTGACTACGGATACCTGCACGGTGATTACTCTTATATTGATGCCGAATATGACTCTTATTCATCCGGTACAGTTTCATACGACGGCAATCAGCTCCCAAGAGTTCCTACCGATATTGCAAACTTAGAAATCGGTTATAATGCACCAAAAGGTTTCGGCGGCTGGCTCAGATATCACTATCAATCTGGGGCAAATCTGGATGAAGCCAATACATTAAAAGGAGAATCATGGGATAAAGTTGATGCAAACCTTTTTTATCGTTTCGGCGATAAAAGGAAATATCAGATTGCACTTAATATCATCAATCTGTTTGATGAAAAATACCCAGCCACCGAAAGTTACTGGAGTGGGAGTACCAGCTATTCCCCAGGAATGCCTTTTAGCGTTTATGCTTCTTTTTGTGTTGATTTTTGA
- a CDS encoding CooT family nickel-binding protein: MCEANAYLVKDGQEQLLMESVDIIEPEDDETWRLVGIFGDQTMVRGKIKGMKLVEHKILFEELVD, translated from the coding sequence ATGTGTGAGGCTAATGCATATCTGGTTAAAGATGGTCAAGAGCAACTTCTAATGGAATCAGTAGATATTATTGAACCGGAAGACGATGAGACATGGCGGTTGGTAGGTATTTTTGGCGATCAAACAATGGTGAGGGGCAAGATTAAAGGAATGAAGCTTGTGGAACACAAGATTTTGTTTGAAGAACTAGTTGACTGA
- a CDS encoding type II toxin-antitoxin system HicA family toxin, whose protein sequence is MSKKEKLIAKLLQCPNNFTWNELTSLLKSFDYKEAKTGKSGGSRRRFIHDNAATISLHKPHPQNTLKQYAIDQIIEVLEQEDMI, encoded by the coding sequence ATGAGCAAAAAAGAAAAATTAATAGCTAAACTGCTGCAATGTCCAAATAATTTTACATGGAATGAGTTAACCAGTTTATTAAAATCATTTGATTACAAAGAGGCTAAAACAGGAAAGTCCGGAGGCTCAAGAAGAAGATTCATACATGATAACGCAGCAACAATAAGTTTGCATAAACCACATCCTCAAAACACTTTAAAACAGTATGCAATTGATCAAATCATTGAAGTATTGGAACAGGAGGATATGATATGA
- a CDS encoding DUF3842 family protein — MPERVCIVDGQGGGIGATLIKYLKHAFAENVELIALGTNAIATAQMLKAGANKGASGENAICRMLIDADCIVGSVGITWANAMLGEVTPKIAEAVTSSKAVKILLPISQENTNIIGISMEPLPHLVQVAVEKIKEVIKDV; from the coding sequence ATGCCTGAACGGGTTTGCATTGTTGACGGTCAGGGCGGCGGTATCGGCGCTACTTTGATAAAATACCTTAAGCATGCATTTGCTGAAAATGTAGAGTTAATAGCTTTGGGAACAAACGCAATTGCAACGGCACAAATGCTTAAAGCTGGTGCAAATAAGGGGGCAAGCGGAGAAAATGCTATTTGCCGGATGTTAATTGATGCCGATTGTATAGTAGGATCTGTTGGTATCACATGGGCAAATGCCATGCTTGGCGAAGTAACGCCTAAAATTGCAGAGGCAGTTACATCAAGCAAGGCTGTAAAAATATTACTGCCTATTTCACAGGAAAACACAAATATTATCGGAATATCTATGGAACCATTGCCGCATCTTGTGCAGGTGGCGGTGGAGAAAATCAAGGAGGTGATAAAAGATGTGTGA